The Ziziphus jujuba cultivar Dongzao chromosome 3, ASM3175591v1 region GCTTAGAACACCTTGAAGTTTTGCTTTGTTGCTATAGTAACAGTTTCTTTGCTGTTTTCTCAGACCAAACAAAGCAAAAAAGTTCAGAAAGAAAGGTAGCCTTTGCGTGACTTTGCTGGAATCCTAGTAGATTTCCTGGTTTTTCTATAATCcctttgctttttttatttttattttattattattattattattttgcagtaatttttcttttgtttttgtgtcaTAACTGTGATTTGACTTCATATTACTTCCATTTATATATCTGTTTTGATAGATTTTTATTAACTTCTATTTGATGTTTTATGATTCTCATATAGATAAACAAGCAAGAAAGAAAGTAATAAAAGTAGCAGAAATGTTGGGTAAGCATGGAGTTTGTAGTTACAATTGGTGCTTCGGTTGTCACAAAAATTGGAGATTGAACGGTTTCAAACCTCAACCATCGGTTGGCTTACCTGTTTTGTTACAAAACAAGTATAGCAAATCTGAGAGATCAAACTCAGCATTTGAGGAATGCAAAAGAGAGGCCGATCCATTCCATTGATCATGCTAAAAGAAGAGGTGAAAAAATCGAAGGCGATGTTCAAAACTGGTTGAAATGAGTAGATGTCATCTGAATGATCAAGTTCAAGCTAATATGGGGAGCTGCAATATATCGTTTAGGCAGGAAAGCAGAGAAGATGGTGAAAGATGTTGTTCAAATCAAAGATGCAGCCAGGTTTGATAACATTTCTTACCTCCCTATTCTACAGACTATTTTTTATGCCAAGGGTTTATGACTTTGAGACaagaaattcaatttttgagGGAATTATGGAGGCTCTAGCTGATGATGATAATTTTAGCATGATTGGATTGTATGGAATAGCTGGTGTGTGAAAGACCACACTGGTTAAAGATATTGCTAGATTAGCCTTGGAAAAGAAGTTATTCAATGATGCAATTGTGATTTGTTGTATCCCAAACTCCAAACTATGAAAAAATCCAACAAGAAATTGCAGACAAACTAACTATGCTATTCCATGAGACTCGTGTGAAGGCAAGAGCAGACCGGCTGAAATATCGATTGAGGAAGGAAGAGAAATTTCTCGTAGTACTAGACGACGTTTGGAAGAAGCTAGACCTTGTAGATGTTGGAATAGCTTTTGAAGATGATCAAAAGGGATGCATGATACTCAGCACGTCTAGATTTCAAGATGTGTTAGGTAATCATATGAGTTTGCAGAAGAATTTCCCAGTTGAACTTCTATCAAAAGACGAAGCATGGGACTGGTTTAGTAAGATAGTGGAAGATGATTCAACCATGAACTCTGAAACCCAATTGTTGGCAAATCAAATTGCTGAAGAATGTGGTTGCCTACCAACTGCCATTCTAACAGTTGAACgtgcattgaaaaataaaagcttgTCATCTTGGAAGGATGCCTTGAGACAACTCTAGAGGTCTTACCCAATAAATATAGAAGGAATGAGTGAGAAAGTATACACCAGTATAAAGCTGAGTTATGATTTCTTAGAAAGTGAAGAAGCAAAGTCACTTCCTTTTGATTTGTGGTCGACATGAAGAAGAGCCAAACATTGGAATCGAGAACTTGTTGCGTTATGCTTGTTTCAAGATCGATACAAAATGGATGAGGCTAGAGATAGGCGGCAAACTGTGGTTGATAAGCTATAGGCTCATTGTTTGCTGATGGATGGCGATTATCTTCACACAGTTAAAATGCATGACACAATCCTAGATGTTGCCATATCAATTGCATCCAACAATAATCATATGTATAATATCAGAAATAGTGATGACTTGAAAGAGCTCATGAACTAGAACAAACTCAAAGATTCAACTGCAATTCATTGGTCTGTGATGATGTGATCATCCGCCTTAAAGGTTAGAGTCCACCCAGCTTCAATTTGTTCGAATGAGGAAAGTTCGATACACACAAATCCCAGCTTTTTGAGGAAGCCAAAGTGGTCAAGGTTGTAGATTTGTCATCTTCTTATATAGTGGTATTACCTTCATTTCTGTGCTTCCTTCAAAACCTTCAAGCACAATGTTTACGTGATTGTTGGTTTAGGGATATAGCTTTGATAGCAGAGTTAAAAAGCTTAGAAATTCTTGACATTTCAGGATCCAATATTGAGGAGCTGCCAGAACAAATAGGACAACTAACTCACCtaaaattgttagatttgaCCAGTTGTTCTCGTCTTAAAGCGATTCCACATAATGTCATTTCAAGCTTGGCTCACTTAGAAGAATTGTACCTGAAAAAGAGCTTTTCAAATTGGGAGATTGAAGATAACTACGGTGAAAGAAAACATGTTACCCAGAGGTTTATtccatgaaaaaaatataaagatttgAAATACTGGGGGAACTTGAGTGGCTGGAATGATCGTGAAACTTCAAGAATGCTAAAACTGATTGATTTCACCAAAAGCAGTCTATTAGAAGATTATGGCCTCGAAAGGTTGCTGACAAGATCCAAAGAGTTATATCtatttaaatttgaaggtgTGGAAACTTTGTTCATGAACTAGATTTACATGGTTTTCCTCAGTTGAATCATCTCATATTGAAAGATTGTACTGAAATTCGACTCATAGTAAACTCAGCTGGGAAAGTTCAACCCTGTTGTGCCTTTCCAAGTTTGGAGTCACCAAGTCTTCAATATTTGATGAAACTATAAACAATATGCCTTGGAAAACTCAGTGTGGAGTCCTTTAGAAATCTAAGAGTCTTAGAAGTCAGCTACTGTTATCATCTGGGTTATCTTTTCTCTGTCTCCATTGCCAGAAGCCTTTTGTAACTTAAAGATATTCAATTAAGTGTCTGCCCGTCGATGGAAGAGATAGTTGGCTGTGGATTGGAAGATGTTGATGCTCTGAATGTTAGTCTCAACTTGGAGTTCCCTCAATTATTTATGTTCCTTGAAGCTAACATTTCTACGAAATATGAAACAATTTTGCCCGTCTTTGAAGTATGAGGACCTACTGGTTCCACATTCTTGCCTGTTCAATGAAAAGGTACGATCTATCTAAAGTTGCTTCCATTGTCTTTAGTTGAAGAAAATGAGTTTTAATCTCACATGAATAAACTAGCAACTGTGATTTTATGAATGTTATATGGCTTTTTCCAATTGATCGAAAAGGTAAAACTTTGACTAACAAGAATTATTTGTGTGTGCAGATTATTTCTCTTCCCAAATTGGAGACTTTGGAACTCTCTCTATATAATACAGAAAATATATGTGATAAACAGCTTTACAGAATCTAgttgttttcaaaatttggtGACATTACTTGTAGATGACTgtgcaatattaaaaaatatattttcatcttATATGGCTGTGACTCCTGTGAAACTCAAAAGGCTTGATATAGTAAACTGCAGGATGATGGAAAAGGTAATAAGAATGGATGAAATGGTGGATAAGATGTCGTTTCCTCAACTAAATTATATGAAGTTACAGAATCTTCAAAACCTCACAAAATTTTGTAATGCAGTTGCACTTGAGTTTCcattattaattgaacttttCATTTCGCTTTGTCCGAAACTTGATACTTTTATTTCCAAGACAGAAGATCAAAACCATTGCACCACGCTATCTTGTATTTCATTTCTACATTTGTGTTTCCTCGATTAACTGATCTGCACCTCCTAAACGTGCCCAATCTTGTAAGTTTCTACCCAGAATCACATACCTCAGAATGGCCTTTGCTAAAATTGTTAGTGGTGTGTGATTGTACAGAAGTTAAAGTTTTTGCTTTGGAATGCCTGGCCTGCCATGACAATTGATTCCAACAGTACCTGCCTTTTATAGAGAAGGTAATGCTAGTTGGAATTTTTTTCTGCACTACTAGCtatcatcaatttctttctctttttaatatttttcttttaataaatttttctttagcTTATATGCTACAGATGAAATAGCTGTTTCCATTCTCTTACAACTTTTGTCTTTGAGTTTCATTTTCACATACAAATCTTTTGCCTCGAAGCGATGTTGATAAGTTTGTTTGTTTCTACCCCATCCCCACTCCAAAAATAGGTTATTGATCAGTTAATTAAAGTTATGCATAGTTGATCCACTCTCTAATAGTTTAAGCTTTTAAGCATAGTGGTAATTCAGCATGTTCATCATTAGCTTGTCTAACCTTTTAAATACTTGTACAACTCTTTGTTATCCAGGCTACATTTCCTACATTGCAGAAGTTGTCTTTGGCAAGGATTGTTTCATTAGATAAGATATGGGATGGTCAATATGAAGGTTTGGTGGGAGAGGAAGAACATAGAGGAATACTACTTTCACATATAAGAGAATTGAAACTATCTGACCTGCCTAATCTCATGAATTTGTGGGAGGAGAGCACTCATCCATGTACAGCCTATAAGAATTTGGACATTCTAGAAGTACTGAGATGTGTTAGTCTACCAAACTTAGTGCCATCCTTAGTGTCGTTTCGGAATTTGGTTAATCTGAGAGTGTCGATGGAATGGTATATTTATCAACTTCCTCAACAACTAGAAATATGACAAACCTGAAAAGAATGAGCATAACTGAATGTGAGAGGACGGCTAAAATAATACCAAATGATGAGGAAGGTGAAATTGTTTTCGAacaattgaaatttttggaacTTGATCAATTACCTAGTCTCACAAGTTTCTATTCTGGGAACTACATGATGAAGTTTCCAAATTTGGAAGAGGTAGTTCTAAGACAGTGTCCTGAGATGAGAACTTTCTCTTCTGGTTCCATAAACACCAAAATGCTACATAAGCTGCTGATAGATATGGaagatgaaaatttaatgaatcaGTTCAGAATCAGAATATGAATATGCAGAATGGTCTTCTCATCATGTGGACAATATTACTGCAATTGAAGACATTAATTCCGTCATGTTACAGCATTGGGATTGTAATCAGAATGATGTGGCTTTGCAACAACCGTTTGCAGAAAAGGTATAAACACAATCTGCATTAATTCTTCACCAACTTTCTATCTTCTCACTTTTCTTAATTCTCTATTATGtttgtaataaaatatgaatttgaagGAATTGTGTAATATAATTATGTAACTTTTGACAAAACACAGAGGTGGCACAATTTTGACTGTATCTTTCACATGGTTTGTGAAGTCCCAACCTAATTATTATATAACTTGTGACAGGATGATGAACAGATATACGAAGAACATTCTGAAGGAAATTTTGAAGAAGTTGAGGATTTTATGAGCGCAGGGTAAGAGTTCCTTTCATATTCAAGTTTGAATCTAATCTgtcttatttgttaattttactcATAGTTATGCTATTGCTTCGTTAAAGCATGTTGCTTATCATTGTTGAAACTACTACTATAATTACACTCCCACCAGACTGTAACTGTCCACATTCATGCTTTACAATCATTGTTGAAACTACCTCtaccatatattatttttttaccaaacttttactataaaatttaatagtCATAGTTTGGCGATTTTCTAACAACTTAAGCTTTCAGAATTGGTAAGCAATGATTTAACATAGTATCACAGTCTATTCTAACATTAAGATCTTGTGTTGAATCTTGGATACGTGTGTTAAGTAATTGTTTTGTACGTGTTAAAACTCAAATTTTGTTGAGTACTATTGTATAAATTGATATTCATAGTTGGTTGTGATAATTTAAGTTTTGGgtgcaataatattttaacaattatGTACAAAGATTAATAACGCAGATATTTTTGGTGTATTTTAGAACTTAACTGTAAAGTAAAGCTAGAGTTAGGTTCATCTTCCATTTTTAATGTATGAATCATTTATTTGATTAGTGGTCCTAACCCACATAAACAGCCATATATTTGCTGCTAGATTTTAGTTTGGTATCATTTGGGTAAAAGGGTTTTTGTAATACTTTAAGATTGTATTTTTAAAGatgtatagatttttttttttttttttggggataaaataAAGATGTATAACTGTAACTAAAATCAAACCTAAATAATTTCAGATCCATGTAAAATTATTAATCTGCCATAATAtatactagaaaaaaaaaaaaaactcaggtAATTTGAACtgattttctctctttcttttacaTAACTAGTATTGAAAGCCTTCTACACATAGACGattagataacaaaaaaaaagaaaaaaagaaaaaaggatagAATAGAATTCTAAATAAAGTAAGGCTTTTTACATCTCAGGAGGTTAAACAAGGATGTTTACCAAAGAGggtgaaaaacaaccaacaaatggaagcttaaaatgtttttaataccTTATTTGAAAAAGTTGTATTAATTGAGTCTTCTACGTATAAAATTCAtgtatttaaaatgttattatatatatatatattttatttatttatttaatttttatgaaattaaaatgtaatatgtTATGGCTTGGTAATGGGTCATCCGAAATTTTAAGAGATTGTGAAGTAAGTTCTGAAGCAGTTGATGGTACTGATTCTACTGAACATTATTTTAGTATTACTAAATCTGAAGAATAATCCAAGTATTTGAAGATCACGAAGTAAAACTATCTCTTTAAATGCatttatttttgctatataATGTGTTCTTCTaaagtaggttttttttttttttgttttttttttccaaaactgAATCAACAATGAGAACGATTTAAACTATATATACTGAACAAATATACTGAACATTGAATATAATGACTTTCGTAAAAAAGTACTATTACAATCACagaattatttatcaaattttccttcttttgctGTTAAAAGAAGGTTGTAGGCCTTTTGTAATCTTTCTATTATAAGTCAGtgttagccccaaaaaaaaaaaaaaaaaaggaaaaaagaagaagacaatataGCAAGGTGTTATTGGCTGATACTGAATCCTATAAatctatgcattttttttttaaaaatattttgccaCGTCATTTGtggtgttaaaaaaatttaataaatgaatgattttattatattcgaGTAAGCAAatgtattatataattgaaaGATGGATATGGATCTGCagatattttaattacttttcaccaaaaaaaaaataaaatatatatatatatatatagtttaattattttatgaaattgttgatTGCAATCTCTTTTGCTATCATGTAGCAccgataaaaagaaaaaaaaagaaaagaaaaaagaaaaaaagaaaagagtgaaTGATGAATGATCATGAATTgctgttttttatgttttcattacaatttcatttgatttttgttgaaTTGTTAGTAGCTACTTAAAATAGGaaggaatataaaaaaaaaatgcaaatttcctttaggaaaaaaaaataaaatcaaaatgaatcaAATTAGCAAATATTCTGATATTCActttcaaactctaaattggatagttttcttctctcttaatttaatatatgaGATAACAGAAAAGATTTTCTAACAAAAAGTGACCCTTACTAAATTCAATATTcatctttatgttttttttattatttttgttattttttaaatatcaatttttgtttttttattatttatttttgttattttttaaattcagtattatttgtttttaaatatcgATTTATTTCATTAATGGGATTTTACtagcatttattattattattattatttttcgatatttaagagatataataaagaaagaaagaccgATTCATACGGTCcttcaagaaaaaataaaattccaaaacccCAAATAACGTAACCGTGAAACCAAACCGTCCACAAACGTTGACCAGTCAAACGGTTTTCGATTCTTCTCCGAATATACCGTCCGCATCATCCATTTGCCCATTCCTTGTCCGAAATATGCAAATTCCTTCCCCAGTAAAAACCTACACCGACCAGGCTATTTTCGTAACTCCAACCCTCTCCCCATCATTATCCCAGACACGTTAATCACCCACCGTTAGATCAGTCCCCCCATCATGACCCATCAACGGCTACAGTTCTCCGTTTGACCAGCAGTACAAAAAGAGGAAGCTGGTAATGGAATGATTGGgacttttttttgttgtttctttttttattttatttttttaaatctcatgTTTGACCGTAGAAACTTCAAAAAAgcgaaacaaattaaaaaaataaaataaaataaatttttcaaaaaattaacccccaaaaaaaaaaaaagaagagccACCTGGAATGCTTTTTTTGGCTAATAgcgcaagagagagagaga contains the following coding sequences:
- the LOC112492268 gene encoding disease resistance protein At4g27190-like, which produces MLFHETRVKARADRLKYRLRKEEKFLVVLDDVWKKLDLVDVGIAFEDDQKGCMILSTSRFQDVLGNHMSLQKNFPVELLSKDEAWDWFSKIVEDDSTMNSETQLLANQIAEECGCLPTAILTVERALKNKSLSSWKDALRQL